In Sphingobacterium zeae, one genomic interval encodes:
- a CDS encoding carboxylesterase/lipase family protein, with protein MKKIFFTTVVFFIVSCVFAQAPQVKVEAGILEGITLSSGVQSFRGIPFAKPPVGDLRWKEPQAVVPWNGIRKADHFGSSPMQKPIYGDMRFRSSGMSEDCLYLNVWRPKAADEGKLPVLVYFYGGGFNAGDGSENRYDGESFAKEGLIVVTVNYRLGIFGFFAHPALTKESPQHASGNYGLLDQHAALLWVKKNIAAFGGDPDAVTIGGESAGSMSVSAQMASPLSKGLFKRAIGQSGSVFNLRYGTISLSEQEQQGITFADRVNAKELDKLREIPASELLDKASEHGAFATRLIVDGYFLPKSPLAIFEAGEQSKVPLLAGWTSTEAPYTAYMGKSYPSPENYEKLVRTQYGAKADEVLKLYPGKTEMEVIRSSTALASDNFIVYSTWKWLDLQRKNSGQPVFVYIFGKPRPAMQPAYSDVQTGLAGGISKKSEKQPKEKMPEPLPGAFHASDIEYLLGNLKSNDVFAWTDDDYRVSRLGQNYFVNFIKTGDPNGKELSLWPKTLGKDKRMNILNLNVDAKASPEEFRHRYLFLDKLFMDQAQKDRENL; from the coding sequence ATGAAAAAGATCTTTTTTACTACTGTCGTTTTTTTTATTGTATCATGTGTTTTTGCTCAAGCACCTCAGGTAAAGGTTGAAGCCGGCATACTGGAAGGGATTACCTTGTCAAGCGGGGTGCAGTCTTTTCGAGGGATTCCATTTGCGAAGCCACCTGTTGGTGATCTGAGATGGAAAGAACCGCAAGCAGTGGTGCCTTGGAATGGTATTCGTAAAGCAGATCATTTTGGCAGCTCCCCTATGCAAAAGCCCATCTATGGAGATATGAGATTTCGTTCGTCCGGAATGAGTGAAGATTGTCTCTATCTGAATGTGTGGCGTCCAAAGGCAGCCGACGAGGGCAAACTTCCTGTATTGGTTTATTTTTATGGTGGAGGTTTCAATGCCGGTGATGGATCGGAAAATCGTTACGATGGGGAAAGTTTTGCAAAAGAAGGACTTATCGTTGTTACAGTGAATTATCGTCTTGGTATTTTTGGCTTCTTTGCACATCCAGCATTAACCAAAGAATCTCCTCAACATGCATCAGGAAACTATGGACTTTTGGACCAGCATGCTGCCTTGTTGTGGGTAAAAAAAAATATTGCTGCATTTGGTGGAGATCCTGATGCGGTCACCATTGGAGGGGAGTCGGCGGGTAGTATGTCCGTCTCCGCACAGATGGCCAGTCCGTTATCCAAAGGATTGTTTAAGCGTGCTATTGGTCAAAGTGGAAGTGTCTTTAACTTGAGATACGGCACTATATCTCTTTCTGAGCAAGAACAGCAGGGGATTACATTTGCAGATCGTGTAAATGCCAAAGAGCTTGATAAACTGCGTGAGATACCTGCATCTGAACTTCTTGATAAAGCCAGTGAGCATGGGGCATTCGCTACCCGATTGATCGTTGATGGGTATTTCTTGCCGAAATCTCCGCTCGCGATTTTTGAAGCTGGCGAACAGTCTAAAGTGCCTCTACTCGCAGGCTGGACTTCGACAGAAGCGCCATATACAGCGTATATGGGTAAATCTTACCCCTCTCCAGAGAATTATGAAAAGTTGGTCAGAACGCAATATGGAGCTAAAGCCGACGAAGTTCTGAAACTATATCCCGGAAAAACCGAGATGGAAGTAATTCGATCGTCTACAGCATTGGCCAGTGATAATTTTATAGTCTATAGTACATGGAAATGGCTCGATCTGCAACGGAAAAATAGTGGTCAGCCCGTATTTGTCTATATATTTGGTAAACCACGGCCGGCCATGCAACCAGCATATAGCGATGTACAGACTGGGCTTGCGGGGGGAATTAGTAAAAAATCTGAAAAACAGCCTAAAGAGAAAATGCCAGAACCACTACCTGGCGCTTTCCATGCAAGTGATATCGAATATTTATTAGGCAATCTTAAAAGTAACGATGTTTTTGCCTGGACAGATGATGATTATAGGGTATCGAGACTGGGGCAGAATTATTTTGTCAATTTCATTAAGACAGGTGATCCAAATGGGAAGGAGCTTTCTCTATGGCCGAAAACACTAGGCAAAGATAAGCGCATGAACATTCTTAATTTAAATGTCGATGCGAAAGCATCTCCTGAGGAGTTTCGGCACAGATATCTTTTTCTTGATAAGCTATTTATGGATCAAGCACAGAAGGATCGAGAAAATCTGTAA